In one Rugosibacter aromaticivorans genomic region, the following are encoded:
- the ruvC gene encoding crossover junction endodeoxyribonuclease RuvC produces MQKVSPVLRILGIDPGLRSTGFGIIEKKANALTYIASGCVKTDAALSLPQRIKTLLDGIGEVVATYQPQQAAVEIIFVNVNPQSTLLLGQARGAAISALVLANLSVAEYTALQVKQAVVGHGKAAKEQVQQMVMRLLNLSGVPSADAADALACAIAHAHGGQGMGALATAGRRVRGGRML; encoded by the coding sequence ATGCAAAAAGTCAGCCCCGTACTGCGCATCCTCGGCATCGATCCCGGCTTGCGTTCGACGGGGTTTGGCATCATTGAGAAAAAAGCGAACGCGCTGACCTACATCGCTAGCGGTTGCGTTAAAACAGATGCGGCACTGAGCTTGCCGCAACGGATCAAAACGCTGCTCGACGGGATTGGCGAAGTCGTGGCCACTTATCAGCCGCAACAGGCGGCGGTTGAAATCATCTTCGTCAATGTCAATCCGCAATCCACGCTACTGCTCGGCCAGGCGCGCGGCGCGGCTATTTCGGCGCTGGTGCTGGCCAATTTATCCGTGGCGGAATACACCGCGCTGCAAGTCAAGCAAGCGGTGGTCGGTCACGGCAAGGCGGCAAAAGAACAGGTGCAACAGATGGTCATGCGCCTGCTCAATCTTTCTGGCGTGCCCTCTGCCGATGCGGCGGATGCACTCGCCTGCGCTATCGCCCACGCCCACGGCGGGCAGGGCATGGGCGCACTGGCCACTGCCGGGCGGCGCGTGCGCGGTGGCAGAATGCTTTAA
- the ruvA gene encoding Holliday junction branch migration protein RuvA — protein sequence MIGRITGVLLEKNPPSVTVDVHGLGYEIDVPMSTFYNLPATGEKVSLFTHLAIREDGHFLYGFGSQDERMAFRQLLKVSGIGARTALSVLSGMSVNELARAITLQEAGRLTKVPGIGKKTAERLLLELRDKLPQTPVTGSVKVGAGDTATNASSDILNALLALGYNDREAVAAMKNLVPDCSVSDGIRQALKLLSKSG from the coding sequence ATGATCGGCCGTATTACCGGAGTTCTGCTGGAAAAAAATCCGCCCTCGGTGACCGTCGACGTGCATGGCCTCGGCTATGAAATCGATGTACCGATGAGCACTTTTTACAACCTGCCGGCGACAGGCGAAAAGGTGTCGTTGTTCACCCATCTCGCCATCCGCGAAGACGGTCATTTTCTGTATGGATTCGGCAGCCAGGACGAGCGTATGGCCTTTCGCCAGTTGCTCAAGGTGTCCGGGATCGGCGCACGCACCGCGCTGTCGGTGCTGTCCGGCATGTCGGTGAATGAACTGGCCCGGGCCATCACGTTGCAAGAGGCGGGGCGATTGACCAAGGTACCGGGCATCGGCAAGAAAACGGCTGAGCGCCTGCTGCTGGAGCTACGCGACAAATTACCCCAAACGCCGGTCACGGGCAGCGTAAAAGTCGGCGCTGGTGATACGGCGACAAATGCTTCATCGGACATTCTTAATGCCCTGCTCGCATTGGGCTATAACGATCGCGAAGCCGTTGCCGCGATGAAAAATCTGGTGCCGGACTGCTCGGTTTCCGATGGTATTCGCCAGGCATTGAAGCTGCTTTCAAAATCTGGCTGA
- a CDS encoding YebC/PmpR family DNA-binding transcriptional regulator, with protein sequence MAGHSKWANIQHRKGRQDAKRGKVFTKLIKEITVAAKMGGGDVTANPRLRLAIEKAKGQSLPKDNIDNAIKRGTGQLDGVNYEEIRYEGYGINGAAVMVDCLTDNKVRTVAEVRHAFAKHGGNMGTDGSVAFLFTHCGQMLFAPGTDEARLMDAAIEAGAEDVVTNDDGSIEVITLPGELAQVKETLEKAGFKPEFGDVTMKPENEVVFTGDDAAKMQKLLDAIESLDDVQEVYTTAVIDE encoded by the coding sequence ATGGCCGGACATTCCAAATGGGCTAATATCCAGCACCGCAAAGGGCGCCAAGACGCCAAGCGGGGCAAGGTCTTCACCAAACTGATCAAGGAAATCACCGTCGCTGCCAAGATGGGCGGTGGCGATGTTACGGCTAATCCACGGTTGCGGCTGGCGATTGAAAAAGCCAAAGGGCAAAGCCTGCCCAAGGACAACATCGACAACGCCATCAAGCGTGGCACTGGCCAGCTCGACGGCGTAAATTACGAAGAAATTCGCTATGAAGGCTACGGCATCAACGGCGCCGCAGTGATGGTAGATTGTCTGACCGACAACAAGGTGCGGACCGTGGCCGAGGTGCGCCACGCCTTTGCCAAGCACGGCGGCAACATGGGCACCGATGGCAGTGTGGCTTTTCTCTTCACGCATTGCGGGCAAATGTTGTTCGCTCCCGGCACGGATGAAGCCCGGCTGATGGATGCGGCCATCGAAGCGGGTGCTGAGGATGTCGTGACCAATGATGACGGATCAATCGAGGTGATCACCCTACCCGGCGAGCTTGCCCAGGTCAAGGAGACGCTGGAGAAAGCCGGTTTCAAACCGGAATTCGGTGACGTGACCATGAAGCCGGAAAACGAAGTCGTCTTTACCGGCGACGATGCCGCCAAGATGCAAAAGCTACTCGATGCGATCGAATCGCTTGACGACGTGCAGGAGGTTTACACGACGGCGGTGATCGACGAATGA
- a CDS encoding helicase HerA-like domain-containing protein, with product MLSRMANRHGLITGATGMGKTVTLQRMAEQLSMAGGQCWTLET from the coding sequence CTGCTGTCCCGCATGGCGAATCGCCACGGCCTGATTACCGGCGCTACCGGCATGGGTAAAACGGTGACTTTGCAGCGGATGGCTGAGCAGCTTTCAATGGCCGGTGGCCAGTGCTGGACATTGGAGACTTGA